The following DNA comes from Rhodopirellula bahusiensis.
CGGTGGTGTGGAACGACCTCGGTGCCCCGCTGCTGCGCCATGACTCGCTCTCGGACGCACCGCTGCACGCGGAAGGTTTGATCGAAGCACCTCTTTTTGAACCGCTTCCCGTCCCGCGTGGCGAAATCGAGTCGATTTCGATCGGCTCACCGAGCATCTACCCTGAGCCCATCGTCGGCGAATCCGCGGATTGGTTGGCGATTGGCGGTGACAACCCGGTTGGTTCGAGTTGTGGTTGTCAGTCAACTTGCAATTGCGAGTCGGGGTGCGATGTGGGCTGCGGCTGCAATCAATGCCGCGAACTGGTTTCCAGCCAGTGGACTCCTTGGCAGGATCTCTCGTTCCCAAACATTCACGAAGCGTTGGAACGTCTCAGCCCCGGAGCTCACTTTCGTCAAAATCGTTCGCGTGATCGTGGCATCGGTTACGAACGAGTGATGTTTGCTCCCAACGTTTTGGACACAGCGATCGTTCCAGCTCACGTGGGCATCCGCTACCAAGTCGACCACGGGCTGCGAACGCCGGATCGAGCGGAGTATTACTGGGGCGACCCGCCAGACAATGAGTCGGGCGTGAACTCGCAAGATCTGATCTTTCGACTTGCTGCGGGGACGGAGCGATTGATGGCGTTGACGCAGTACACGATGCGGTCCGTGGACCCGGAAGTGAACGGGAACACGACCGGTTTCGGTGACATCGTCCTGGGTGCTCAAGCTCTGTTGGTTGATGGCAAACGCACGAAGGTTGCGACAATCTTTCGAACCTATTTGGCAAGCGGTCCCGCCGACCGAGGCCTGGGAACCGGTCACACGTCGCTGGAATTTGGATTGCTGGGTCGACGCTGTCTTCGTCCAGAAACCTACGTCTTCGGCGAAGTCAAATATTGGACTCCCATCAAAGGAACCGCTGGCGTCGCCGGAGATGTGTTGACCACGGGCTGGGGTGTCAGCACGATCGCAGCGGAAAGCGATGTGTTCGCATTCTTGCCGACCTTCGAGGTACGAACACTATCGTTTCTGTATGGCGGCTATCACGATTCAGCGGGCACGCTGCAGGCCGTCGACGGTGAAACCGCGATCGAATTCTACCCGGGTGCCCGCTTTGTACTGGGACCCGAGAACGACATGGGGTTGTGGGAATTCGGATTCGCGACCGGCATCACCGCCGCCGATGACGACTGGTTCGACACCCGCATGGTGTTTGATCTTCGCCTATCGCTTTGAGCGACCAAGACGACTTCCGCGAGCAAGTCGTCTTCAGTTGACGAGCTCGCTGATCAGTCCTGCGATTCGAGCGGAAGCGTTCCGCCGACAACAGGTAAACTCAGTTGAGTGTGCTGAAGATCGATCGTGAGCTTGGTGCCCGGCGTGGGATGCAGCGTGTAATCGCGATCGCTGGAAAAGACCATCAGTCCGATCTGTTGTCCTTTGGCGATGACTTGGTCATCGGGTTGCAGGTCGAACTCGATGTCATAGAACTGGCCCGGGACGAGCGGTTTGCTTTCTCGCATGGATTCGATGTTTTGAGGATCGGCCCATCCGCGAGTGATGATGTTGTCGGTGATCTTGGAGTTCTTCTTTGTGTTCCAAGGCAGCGAGACCAACCAGACGCTCAGGTTGGCGGCGGGACGATCGCACGCAAGTCGCAGTTTGATTCGCGGTGTTCCTGAGAGATGAACTGGTTCGCTCAATTCGGGCGTGGCGTAGATCAAGCGATGTTCGGTGTATTCGGCTTGTGCCAACGCTTCGCCTGGGAACGAAAAGTTGTCGATCAATGTTTCCGTGATTGGTTCGGTGAGGGGGGATGTCCGCAAACGCCCGCGTTGGGGAGCACCAGGAACCGGATAGACCATCACGTCTTTTGCTTCCGGGTGCGGGTATTCCGGGTACTCGGTTGGTTTGGTCCGCTCATCTTTTTCGCGAACAATCCAAGACTTCGAACCCTTTTCGACGCCGTTGTCTTCGCCATAGAGATAGTGAGTGAACCAGCGATTCATCATGCTGATCGGTGGAGGCCCGCCGTGCCCGCCTTGGTGCATGAACAGTTGAGTTTCGACACCGTTCTTTTTCAACGCTTCGTAAATCCGGATGCTGTGTTCGGGAACGACGTTCCAATCATTGAAGGCATGCGCCATGAGCACCGCCGCTTTCACTCCATCGACGCGGTTCAAGTAATCGCGTGAGTACCAGAAATCGTTGTAGTCACCGGTCGCTCGGTCTTGGTTGGCCATCATCTGTTCGTCACGAATATGGCAATCGCAGTACGCTCGAATCTCTTCATCGCCACCGCTGTGAATGAAGTCGTACAGGATGTCGATGTCTTCCCCGAGGTAACCACCGGGATGGCGTACCAATCCATTGGAACGGTAGTAGTGGTAGTAAGACGTGTTGGGAGCGACGGGGATGATGACTTCCAGTCCCTCGACTCCTGTTGTTGCGGCTGCCAACGGGATCGTCCCGTTGTAGCTGGTCCCCGTCATGCCGACTTTGCCTGACGACCAATAGGCTTCCACGGGTTCGCCACCGAAGGGTTCCGTGAATCCCTTGCCGCGTCCGCACAACCAATCGATCACGGCTTTGGGAGCCAACGCTTCGGGATCGTCACCGACCGTTGGGCAACCCTGCGAAAGGCCGGTGCCTGGGGCACTGGAATGAACGACGACGAACCCACGAGGCAGCCAGTCTTTGACATGTCGTTTGGAGATGATCGGGCGTGTGCCTTCGCGTTCAATCGCGGGAGCAGCGGATCGTTTGGGTGGTTCGGCACCGAGTTCTTGTCGGGCGTCCCAGAAATAGGATTCATCGGCACCGGTGGTCCCCGCGAAGTAAGGACTTGAGTTGTAGATGACCGGAAGCTTCAGCGACTGGGTATCGGTTTGCGTTGGACGCGTGACGCTGACGTGCATCCGGTCGAGCTTCCCATCGCCGTCCAAGTCGAACTCCGTTTCCACCCACAGGTCATGGCGGATCCAGTAGTCCGAGTCTTCCAGTTCCTTGATGATTTGTGCCTCGCCATCTTTGATGACGGGGATCTGAAGATCGCTCGCTTGGACAGGTGAGGTCGCGAGAAACAGGAGTGCAAGGACGGGCGAGCAGAGGCGTTTCATGGTTGTGAAAACCCAGGTGAGATCGAGGCGAGACCGCATCAGCTTAGTCACCTCAGCGAACCGTCTTCAAGCGACGGCAAAGAATCCGAGGTAGGGGAGCGTTTCGCGAATCTACCGGTCGTTTTCGTCCGTTTATCCTCCGATATGACGGATCAGCTCGGGGGGATGGAACGCGATCGAGAACGCTTCCCGTAACCGACTGAGGCTTCTCAGTCGGAGACGCATCCCGCATCTTCGGTGCTGAATTTCAGTGCTCGGCCGACTGAGAGGCCTCAGTCGGCTACGTGGTGGAGGATGCTGGGCTTCGTCCCATGGGAATTCATCATGTGGAGGAAGGGAGGACGTCCGGAGCAGGACTCGATCCCCAATATGTAACCGACTGAGGCTTCTCAGTCGGAGGCCCACCCCGCATCTTCAGTGCTGAATCTCAGTGCTCGGCCGACTGAGAGGCCTCAGTCGGCTACATGGTGGGTGGTTGGGGGTTAAATTGAGTGGATGTCGAACGTTCGTCGCCAGTTTGGATTCTTTGATCCGAAGCAGGAGTACTCCGTCACATACGGTGTTCTTCCCCATTGGGAACAGCCGGGGGCGACGTACTTCATCACCTACCGCACTCGCGATTCGATCCCGCAAGCCGTGTTCGATTTGTGGCAGCGACAGCGAGCCGATGCGCTCCGGCGGCTTGGGATTGATCCAAACGCTTCCGATTGGACTGCGGCATTCGGTCGTTTGGACTGGGGAGTCCGACGCCAGTTCGCTCGACAATTCGCAACGATCCTGGAAGCCAGTCTCGATGAATTGCACGGGGCGTGCCCGCTGCGAGACCCAAACGTTTCCAACGTCGTCGCCGAGAACCTCCTGCGTTTCGATGGACCGCGATACAGCCTGGGTGGCTTCGTTGTGATGCCGAATCATGTTCACGTTTTGGTGTGCTTTGATCGCAACGTGACATTGAAGGACCAGTGTCGAAATTGGAAACACTACCAGTCGCTACGGATCAACGAGTTGCTCGGGCACAAAGGCCGGTTGTGGCAACCTGAAAGCTTCGATCATCTCGTGCGGGACGGGGACCACTTCCAGAAATTCCGTAAGTACATTCAGAACAACTCTGTGAAAGCCGGGCTGAAAGAAAGCGAGTTCAGGCTGTATCTCCCAGACCTCCAAGACGCCCACTTCGTAACCGACTGAGAGGCCTCAGTCGGCTACATGTGGTGGGGACTTGGATTCGTTCGGTTGGGAATTCGTCAGCATGCGCTGGCGTGGAACGCGTGCAGTATCGTCCCGAAACGTAACCGACTGAGGCTCTCAGTCGGAAAGCCATCCTCGTTTTCGCGGTTGTTTTTCAGTGCTCGGCCGACTGAGAGGCCTCAGTCGGCTACATGTGGTGAGGGCTTGGATTCGTTCGGTGGGAACTTCGTCAGCATGCGCCGGCGTGGAACGAGTGCAGTATCGTTCCGAAACGTAACCGACTGAGGCCTCTCAGTCGGTTGGACGTGGATGCTGACCGAGGGGTCTCGGTCAGCTACTGGAGCTCTGGCTCGCGGGGGAAGAACATTGTGGCGCTGGCAGCGATCGCTCCGAGGGCGGCGCCGGAGAGGTGGGATTCGACCAGCGGTGTAAAACCTTCGGCGTTGACGAAGAGGATCTCGCCGGTGGTGAATTCGTAGCCAAGCTTGGCGAGAAGCAAGATTCCGGCGGCGGTCCAGAAACACGTGAACGTGCGGTCTCGGTCGGCGACAGATTGTCGGATTTGGTTGGCGAGGAACCAAACAAACAATCCCGTGTCGATGCCGCTCAGGCCTCGGTAGGTGGTGACGTCTTGGCACAAGAACAGGATGGTCGCGGAGATACCAACTGACATCGCAATCAGCGCGATGGGATAGAAACGTGGATTCTGTCGTTCGCAAGCAGCACTCAAGACCGCGAACATCAGCAAGTCCCAAAACAAATGACCGCCGCCAAAGTGGGTGAGGTGACCGGACAGAAGACGCCACCATTGTCCGGATTCGACGGAGGCAAAGTCCAATTGCAAACCAGCGGTCAGGCTGGGGAAGGCGAACCCCGCGAGGGCGATGGCTGACACCAGCAGCGTCACAGGGATCCGCCGGAGCCAGCCGCTTCCCAGGCGGCACATCGATTGGATTGATGTGCCGTTGGTCTTGGGAAGCGTTGCAAGCAGTGATTCGCTGGCACTCATCGGACCACATCCTGTTTGTTGCTTCGCGACTTGCGTCGACGCATCATTGCGGCGGCCGCACCGCCGAGCGAAACGATCCCGGTGATCGGGCCAATCGGTCCGCCGCCTCCTCCACCGCCGCCCCCGTAGTTGCCGCCGCTCGATCGAGGAGCCGACGAGGGGGTGGAGGCGGGCGACGGTGTTGAGACTGTTGCCGGGGCAGCGGCGGCTGGCACAGCGGGTGTGGAGTTCGTGGACGCTTGGTGTTGAGGTGCAGGTTTCGCCGCGGCGACCGATCGGCCGGCTGATTCCTGCGTCATGCCTTCCGGTGTCATGACTGGAACCGATTCGGTGATCAGTTGTCCTTGAGGTGCTTCGGAAAGTTCTTTCTCAACGGCGATGAACGACGTGTACTGAGTCATCAGTTGATGCTTCAGTCCCAACTCGGTGATCTCCGCGCGGCCCGCTGGTGTTTCGGCACCGACGTCACGGTTCCAAATTTGTCGAATTCGTTGGCGAGCCCAAACGGGACCGATCGAGTCGTGCTCGGCTTCTTGTTCAGGAAGTTCGAGTTCCATTCCCATCTGAACAGGTTGGCCAGACACATTGCCCTTCAGCGTGATTGTGCCACTCGCTGGTGTGTCGTAGCGGCCCAATACGATCAGCGGTTTGCCCGCGTACAGATCGGGAAGCCGCGAAGGCACTTGGTCTTTGACAACCAATCCTCCCCAGTCGATTTGCAGGTCAGTCATGTAGGGTTGGCTGGTCAGTTCATGGAACCGGCGAGCGATCTCGGGTGAGTTGTCTTGGTTGGTGACTTGCATCGAAAACCCGCGTCCCAGCTCCGCGGCGCGGCTGATCAGATAATCATTCGGTGCGGCTCCGAATGCGACGGGGAACACGCGAGCGTCTTGGAATTCAGGTTGTCGCAGGTAGCGAAGGATCGAGTGGTCGTTGCCGACCAGTGCGTCGGTCATCAGGACCATGTAGCGTGGGCGGGCTGATTCGTCTGCCTCGCCGCCGAGTGCCAACTTGAGTGCTGGCAACAGGTTGGTTCCGCCGCTCGCTCGCAAGCTGCGAACGAATTGTTTGGCGGATTGGATGTTGGCGTCCGTCGCTGAGACGGCATCGGGTTGGAACGCGGTTGAACGATTGCTGAACGCGATGACTCGGAATTCATCGTTGGGGTTCAAGTGATCCAGCACATGATCGGCGAACAAACGCAGTTGGCTGATCGCGGGCCCGTTCATCGATCCGCTGGTGTCCAGAACCAGGATCACTTCGCGAGGTGTGATCTCGGTTGGCTCGATCGACCACTTGGGTTGCAACGCCAACATCACGTAACCGTCTTCTGCCTCGGATTCGCGATGGGTCAACGAAGCCAGAGTGCTGTCGTCTCCGGCCAAGCGATATTCGACAATGAAGTCTTTGTCGGCGATCGTGGATTGGTTCTTCAGCGTGATAGCCGCGTGGGTTTCCGAGGTTTGCTGAATGTCCAGCTCATGAGTGACCGGCACGATTTGCTGGATCGGCATCGCGGCGTCGATCTTGACGGAGACGAACACGTCGTTGCCGTTTCGCATTCCTTCGGGAAGGGAATCGGGCGTGATCCGCGACGCGTCGGGGACTTGGTCTGTGTCGGCCGCCCAGCCGCGTCCCACGTTCGGACGAGTCACCGGGGTTCCTGGGATGTAACGGGGACCGACGACCATGGGGAATCGGAAGACGTAGCGATCTTCGTCGATCTCCAGCGGGTGAACGTATTCGATGTGAACGGTCACCTCGCTGTTCGCTGGGATGTTGGCGACGGATTGAGAGAACACGTTGGCACGTTCTTGTTCCAACAGGGCAGCTTTGCGGCCTTCGTTGCGAGCCTGTTCGTATTCTTGCCGGGCTTCTTCTTTGCGTTTGACTTCGCCAACGATCACACGTTCGCCGATTTGAAACGAGTAAGCGTCGACGGCACAGTCCTCGGGCAGCGGGAACACATACAATGCTTCCAAGCGATCAGGATGTGGATTCTGGAACACCTGAGAAACGCGAACTCGGGCGAGGACTCCGGAGATCTCCGTTTCCACTCGAGTCTCTTTGAGCGTGAAGCTGGGACTGGGTGCCGGGAGCTTGGTTTTGAGACGCTCCAAATCGTCCTCACCGACTCGCATTTGGCCCTGGGTGACGGGCATTCCGCCGAGCACGGTGTAGCCGGCCTGTGCGACGGCGGAAAAAACGAAGGCGGAGGCCAGAACGACGATGGGCGTGATCAAAGGCAATCGCATCGATTGCGTCCGAAGGCCGGGGGATTGAGCGTTCACGAGACGAGGTGCTCCAGGATTGAGAATCGAAGTGACTCTCTAGGAAGATCCCGTTGCTGGGGTGGCGGAGCGCGAAATCGTGAAACTTCTCGTTTTCAGTGCTACTGAACGCTCGGAGCGTCTCGCGTCGACTGAGCGGCAGTCATTGCGGGCCTCGTTTTCTGCGATATCTTTGAGGAATCATGAATGATCCCCAGCCCAATAATCCGTTGCACGGCGTCACGCTGAAAGCGATGGTGGAATACCTGGTCGACGAGTATGGCTGGGACCGGTTGGGGGAACGAATTCGCATCGACTGTTTCAATTACGACCCGAGCATCAACAGCAGCTTGAAGTTCCTTCGCAAAACGGATTGGGCTCGTGCCAAGGTGGAGCGGTTGTACCTGGACTCGATCAGCTACGACGAGCGGAAGGGAAAGCGACCGCCTGAGGCAACAGAGACTCCTGCGAAACCGGGCAGCGTTTGGGACCAGGCTCGACGTCGCGATTCGAACGAAGACTGATTGCTCAGTCCCGAGTGTTGCCCGTTCGCTGCGGAGGATCGATCGTTCAATTTTGGTCGGGTTTTAGTTTTCCCACCTGAACCGCCGCGCCCATGTTGGCGATGCCCGGGCCAAAGTAGGACTTTCCAAATGGCAAGATCATCGGTTCTTCCCACGGACGGCATGGCACCATGGCAGCGATCTCGTCGAGTCGGTGCAGGATGTCAGTCGGCAAGGGACCTTTGGCGGCGGCCTTGACGCTGGCTTCCAAATGATCCGCTGTCTTGCAACCGATCGGAATGGTTGAGATCGCCGGGTTCGACAACACGAAGCGAAGACAGATCTCGAACGCGGGCATGGCCGCTTGGTCGAGAAGTTCGTAGTAAGCGAGCAATTGTTGTTGGCGAGCTTCGGCCAACCAAATTGGTTTCGCAAGGACTTCGGTGTCAGCACGTCGGGTCAAGAAGCCTTGCCCGTACGCCGACCCCAGAACGATGCCCATGTCATTTTCGACAGCGGTGGGGATCACCGATTCGGCTGCTTCGCGGAACAGCACGTTGTAGTTGAACGCGGTCAACACGACGTCGAACCGATTGCTTTTGACCAACGATGTCAACTCGGTGACGGTGGTGCCCGCCAAACCGGTGTAGCGAATCTTCCCAGCGGCTTTCAGTTCGTCCATCAGGTCCAATGCCGGACCTTCCAATGGTTCGTAGCTGGACCACCAAGGATACTGCTGCGGTCGGTCGGGTTCGTGCACCATCAAAATGTCGATGTGATCGCGACCGAGCAGTCGCAGGCTTTCGTCCACCGAATGACGCAGTCCGTTGATGTCCTGAGGATCGAACGGCTGAGGTCGGCCGCCGAGTTTGGTGGTCACTATCAGCGGCGCATCGATTCCCGCAATCGCCTCGCCCACGGTTGCTTCGCTGTCTGCATAAGCAGGTGCAGTGTCGAGAGCGTTGACACCCAGGTCGATCGCTCGTTGCAGGATGCGTTTGGATTCAGCCACACCGCCTGCGAGAGAAGAGGTGTAGAGTCCGCCGATTGAAAGGACGCTGGTTTGAAGGTCGGTTCGACCGAGTCGTCGAGTTTCCATGATTGGATGCGTTGAGAGTTTGTGTTGGACGTTGCCGAATGCTTCCGCATTGGAAGGTTCTGTCGCGATGGTCAGTGGATGTTGGCAAGTTGTCGTTGACGGAAAGTTTGGGTGTCGGTTGTGCCCCGCAAGCACGAACCGTTTTCACGAAGAATGGATTTCAGTGGAATGGATCGCGGGTGAGCTCATGATTTTGCGCGGTTGCGGACGAGTCTTGCGATGGCCAGTTCTTCGTTGGTGTCGACCACCAGCGTGCGAACACGTGCGTCCGGTGCCGAAATGTCGGCTGGGTCGTCGCAGCAGACTTCGTTTTTATCTGCGGACAATGTGATTCCAAAATGCTGGAGCGACTGGCAAACCAGCGAGCGTATCTCGGGAGAATGCTGGCCGACTCCGGCGGTGAAGACCAACGCATCCAAGCCGCCCAGGATGGCGATGTAGCTGCCGATCGTCTTGATGATTCGGCGAATATAAATGTCAATCGCCAGCGTCGCGGTTGGATCGCCTGCGCGTCGGCGGTCGAGCACCGTCCGCATGTCTGGGTCGCCGCACAACCCGAGAAGACCGCTTTTTCGATTCAGCGAATTTCGGACCTCGCTCGGTTCGAGCCCAGCGTGTTCGGTCATGTGCAGCACGATGGCTGGGTCCAAGTCGCCTGATCGCGTTGCCATCACCAGACCTTCCAGTGGTGTCATTCCCATCGAGGTGTCGACGGCTCGACCGCCGATTGATGCAGTTGCACTGGCACCGCCTCCGAGATGCAACGAAATGATGCGGGACGTCTCGTCACCATCGATGAACTGGATCGCTTTTTCGGTCACGTATTGGTGAGACGTTCCGTGAAAACCGTAACGACGGACGGCGTGTTTCTGATACCAGTCTTCCGGGACGGCGTAGCGATAGGCAGCCGGCGAAAGGGTTGCGAAGTAGGACGTGTCGAAGACCAGGGCTTGGGGCGTTCCGATGTCGACCAAACCTTCCACCACCGAGCGTGCGGCTGGGTTGTGCAAAGGAGCCAGTGTGTCCAGCGTGCGAAGACGTTCCAAGACATCTGGTGTGACGAGTGCGGGTTCCAGGAACAGGTCACCGCCTTGCACGATCCGGTGGCCGATCACGCAAACGTTGTTCAGCCCGACTTCATCGATGGCGATCTTGGCAGCCACCACGTGATTGATAGCGTCTCCGCCGGGTTGTCCGATTCGATCGACCAGCCCTGACTCGCTGACTTGTTCGGTTTTGGCATCGATGAACGCGTATTTCAGCGTCGTGCTGCCAACATTGAAGACCAGGACATTCATGAAGCCACCGTTTGTGCTTGGATAGCCGTGATCGCGACGGTGTTGACGATGTCCGTCACTGTGCATCCCCGCGACAGATCGTTGACGGGTTTGTTCAACCCTTGCAAGACGGGACCGATTGCGATCGCACCGGCGGATCGTTGGACGGCTTTGTAAAGGTTGTTGCCGGTGTTCAGGTCAGGGAAGACCAGCACCGTGGCTTGGCCTGCGACCGGGTTGCCGGGCATCTTGGTCGCAGCCACGTCGGGGTCGACGGCGGCGTCGTATTGCAGGGGGCCCTCGACCAATAAATCAGGCCGTCGTTTGCGAACCATCGCTGTCGCTTCGCGGACTTTTTCGACGTCTTCGCCGTGCCCGCTTTCGCCGGTGGAATAGGACAGCATGGCGATCTTCGGATCGATGCCAAACTGGATCGCGGTCTCGGCACTGCTGATTGCGATTTCAGTCAGTTGTTCGGCGGTGGGGTTGGGGATCACGGCGCAGTCACCATAAACAAGCACCCCCTTCTTCAAACACATGAGAAACACACTGCTGACGACGTTCACATCGGGGCGTGTTCGAATGAATTCAAACGCGGGACGAATCGTGTTGGCGGTGGTGTGAATCGCACCCGAAACCAAACCGCCGGCCAAGCCTCGATGCACCAGCATCGTGCCGAAGTAGGTGACGTCGATCATGCGGTCATGAGCGATGTCGGTGGTCACGCCTTTGTGTTTTCGAAGTTGATAGTATTCGCTGGCGAACGAATCTCTGAGTGGACTGGTCGCGGGATCGATGATCTCGAGTCCGTCGTTGGGGAGCATGACACCAGCCCGTGCTGCCGCGGCGGCAATCAGATTGGGATCGCCGAGCAGAATCACGTCGGTCACATCGCGTCGTCGCAACACGTCGACGGCTTGCAGGATCCGCGGTTCCGTCGCTTCGGGCAACACGATTTTGACGTGTTGCTGTCTCGCTCGTTGGATCAGTGAGTGTTCAAACAGCATCGGTGTGATTCGCGGGACCACGGGAGCCTGCAGTTGCGCGGCGAGCGAGTCTGTGTCGACGTGTCGCTCGAACACTCCAATCGCGGATTCAATTTTCCGTGGGGAATGATCACCGATCTCGGCGCGAACCTCGGCGGCTTTGGAGGCGACCGTGTAGGTGTCTTCGTTCGCGACCAGGATCGGCAACGCGTTGGCGTTTTCGACCAGACGGCGGATAGAAGGAGGCGGCAGGATTCCGCCGGTCAGCACGACGGCCGCCGGCGAAGGGCCATCGGGTTGCGAACATGCCAACACGCAGCCGACCAGGATGTCGCTGCGGTCACCGGGTGTCATCACGAGGGCTGCGTTGGAAATTCGTTCCAGAAATCCGGGCAGTTGCATGGCCGCGACTTTGCGAACCGCGACTTCTCGGTCGAGCGAGGATTCATCGCCGGAGACCAGTTTGGCACCGATGCCGAGCTGAATTTCGCGAACGGTTGGTTGGCGAAGAAGCGGTTCTTCGGGAAGGAAGTACAGAGGTGCTTTGGAGTCCAATTTGGATGTCTTGATTGCCGCGTTCAATGCGGTCGATTGATCGTCGGGGACTTGGTTGATAATTGTCGCGATCAGTTGAGCACCTCGGTCGACGAAACTTTCGTTTCCAATCAGCACCGATTGAACGCACTCATCGACCGAGCGATTTCCCATCG
Coding sequences within:
- a CDS encoding Xaa-Pro dipeptidyl-peptidase, with protein sequence MKRLCSPVLALLFLATSPVQASDLQIPVIKDGEAQIIKELEDSDYWIRHDLWVETEFDLDGDGKLDRMHVSVTRPTQTDTQSLKLPVIYNSSPYFAGTTGADESYFWDARQELGAEPPKRSAAPAIEREGTRPIISKRHVKDWLPRGFVVVHSSAPGTGLSQGCPTVGDDPEALAPKAVIDWLCGRGKGFTEPFGGEPVEAYWSSGKVGMTGTSYNGTIPLAAATTGVEGLEVIIPVAPNTSYYHYYRSNGLVRHPGGYLGEDIDILYDFIHSGGDEEIRAYCDCHIRDEQMMANQDRATGDYNDFWYSRDYLNRVDGVKAAVLMAHAFNDWNVVPEHSIRIYEALKKNGVETQLFMHQGGHGGPPPISMMNRWFTHYLYGEDNGVEKGSKSWIVREKDERTKPTEYPEYPHPEAKDVMVYPVPGAPQRGRLRTSPLTEPITETLIDNFSFPGEALAQAEYTEHRLIYATPELSEPVHLSGTPRIKLRLACDRPAANLSVWLVSLPWNTKKNSKITDNIITRGWADPQNIESMRESKPLVPGQFYDIEFDLQPDDQVIAKGQQIGLMVFSSDRDYTLHPTPGTKLTIDLQHTQLSLPVVGGTLPLESQD
- a CDS encoding transposase, with the protein product MSNVRRQFGFFDPKQEYSVTYGVLPHWEQPGATYFITYRTRDSIPQAVFDLWQRQRADALRRLGIDPNASDWTAAFGRLDWGVRRQFARQFATILEASLDELHGACPLRDPNVSNVVAENLLRFDGPRYSLGGFVVMPNHVHVLVCFDRNVTLKDQCRNWKHYQSLRINELLGHKGRLWQPESFDHLVRDGDHFQKFRKYIQNNSVKAGLKESEFRLYLPDLQDAHFVTD
- the rrtA gene encoding rhombosortase yields the protein MSASESLLATLPKTNGTSIQSMCRLGSGWLRRIPVTLLVSAIALAGFAFPSLTAGLQLDFASVESGQWWRLLSGHLTHFGGGHLFWDLLMFAVLSAACERQNPRFYPIALIAMSVGISATILFLCQDVTTYRGLSGIDTGLFVWFLANQIRQSVADRDRTFTCFWTAAGILLLAKLGYEFTTGEILFVNAEGFTPLVESHLSGAALGAIAASATMFFPREPELQ
- a CDS encoding VIT domain-containing protein produces the protein MNAQSPGLRTQSMRLPLITPIVVLASAFVFSAVAQAGYTVLGGMPVTQGQMRVGEDDLERLKTKLPAPSPSFTLKETRVETEISGVLARVRVSQVFQNPHPDRLEALYVFPLPEDCAVDAYSFQIGERVIVGEVKRKEEARQEYEQARNEGRKAALLEQERANVFSQSVANIPANSEVTVHIEYVHPLEIDEDRYVFRFPMVVGPRYIPGTPVTRPNVGRGWAADTDQVPDASRITPDSLPEGMRNGNDVFVSVKIDAAMPIQQIVPVTHELDIQQTSETHAAITLKNQSTIADKDFIVEYRLAGDDSTLASLTHRESEAEDGYVMLALQPKWSIEPTEITPREVILVLDTSGSMNGPAISQLRLFADHVLDHLNPNDEFRVIAFSNRSTAFQPDAVSATDANIQSAKQFVRSLRASGGTNLLPALKLALGGEADESARPRYMVLMTDALVGNDHSILRYLRQPEFQDARVFPVAFGAAPNDYLISRAAELGRGFSMQVTNQDNSPEIARRFHELTSQPYMTDLQIDWGGLVVKDQVPSRLPDLYAGKPLIVLGRYDTPASGTITLKGNVSGQPVQMGMELELPEQEAEHDSIGPVWARQRIRQIWNRDVGAETPAGRAEITELGLKHQLMTQYTSFIAVEKELSEAPQGQLITESVPVMTPEGMTQESAGRSVAAAKPAPQHQASTNSTPAVPAAAAPATVSTPSPASTPSSAPRSSGGNYGGGGGGGGGPIGPITGIVSLGGAAAAMMRRRKSRSNKQDVVR
- a CDS encoding VF530 family protein produces the protein MNDPQPNNPLHGVTLKAMVEYLVDEYGWDRLGERIRIDCFNYDPSINSSLKFLRKTDWARAKVERLYLDSISYDERKGKRPPEATETPAKPGSVWDQARRRDSNED
- a CDS encoding aldo/keto reductase yields the protein METRRLGRTDLQTSVLSIGGLYTSSLAGGVAESKRILQRAIDLGVNALDTAPAYADSEATVGEAIAGIDAPLIVTTKLGGRPQPFDPQDINGLRHSVDESLRLLGRDHIDILMVHEPDRPQQYPWWSSYEPLEGPALDLMDELKAAGKIRYTGLAGTTVTELTSLVKSNRFDVVLTAFNYNVLFREAAESVIPTAVENDMGIVLGSAYGQGFLTRRADTEVLAKPIWLAEARQQQLLAYYELLDQAAMPAFEICLRFVLSNPAISTIPIGCKTADHLEASVKAAAKGPLPTDILHRLDEIAAMVPCRPWEEPMILPFGKSYFGPGIANMGAAVQVGKLKPDQN
- a CDS encoding acetate/propionate family kinase → MNVLVFNVGSTTLKYAFIDAKTEQVSESGLVDRIGQPGGDAINHVVAAKIAIDEVGLNNVCVIGHRIVQGGDLFLEPALVTPDVLERLRTLDTLAPLHNPAARSVVEGLVDIGTPQALVFDTSYFATLSPAAYRYAVPEDWYQKHAVRRYGFHGTSHQYVTEKAIQFIDGDETSRIISLHLGGGASATASIGGRAVDTSMGMTPLEGLVMATRSGDLDPAIVLHMTEHAGLEPSEVRNSLNRKSGLLGLCGDPDMRTVLDRRRAGDPTATLAIDIYIRRIIKTIGSYIAILGGLDALVFTAGVGQHSPEIRSLVCQSLQHFGITLSADKNEVCCDDPADISAPDARVRTLVVDTNEELAIARLVRNRAKS
- the pta gene encoding phosphate acetyltransferase, whose amino-acid sequence is MIQRSIYIGTNGNATGKRMVALGMMELAARRFGRVAFFRPVVRVGPDEDQSIRMMRSRYGIVTPADEMFGVTRAQARQMLADDRYSNLIQLIQQRFKSLEAKADFVVVEGTSYQGLAPELEFELNADIAANIGSRVLSVYAMGNRSVDECVQSVLIGNESFVDRGAQLIATIINQVPDDQSTALNAAIKTSKLDSKAPLYFLPEEPLLRQPTVREIQLGIGAKLVSGDESSLDREVAVRKVAAMQLPGFLERISNAALVMTPGDRSDILVGCVLACSQPDGPSPAAVVLTGGILPPPSIRRLVENANALPILVANEDTYTVASKAAEVRAEIGDHSPRKIESAIGVFERHVDTDSLAAQLQAPVVPRITPMLFEHSLIQRARQQHVKIVLPEATEPRILQAVDVLRRRDVTDVILLGDPNLIAAAAARAGVMLPNDGLEIIDPATSPLRDSFASEYYQLRKHKGVTTDIAHDRMIDVTYFGTMLVHRGLAGGLVSGAIHTTANTIRPAFEFIRTRPDVNVVSSVFLMCLKKGVLVYGDCAVIPNPTAEQLTEIAISSAETAIQFGIDPKIAMLSYSTGESGHGEDVEKVREATAMVRKRRPDLLVEGPLQYDAAVDPDVAATKMPGNPVAGQATVLVFPDLNTGNNLYKAVQRSAGAIAIGPVLQGLNKPVNDLSRGCTVTDIVNTVAITAIQAQTVAS